In Mercenaria mercenaria strain notata chromosome 15, MADL_Memer_1, whole genome shotgun sequence, a single genomic region encodes these proteins:
- the LOC123556638 gene encoding probable G-protein coupled receptor 139 yields the protein MALHKFELPSGEDCSLNVTSIMIELGNISEIEKQTELFSKLKQACISGNHDEWKQNLYRDYPQYMLPNRFLSLYIPPVLLALGTIGNLLSFIIMAKSMLKVSTYSYLAVLAIMDILVLYVGLLRMWVGQFSVDAQHTSNSMCKLVSFLGYVSSDTSVWLIVAVTIERFIAVKFPLRAPRMCNVHRARLVIILIVTIICCINMHIIWTVELQYTSNNNTKCDASMEHQVLVKDVWPWVDAAIYSFVPFYVISILNSLIVRQVLFARRRRSQMQHIELTSKYNSFVNKSQLRKSNESNKKLTIMLLAVSFTFLLTTLPMNLLQIVSAFFGSVADDAKRYAQMTLGRTIVELLMYVNHSINFFLYCATGRKFRRQVKIMACLCCSGKIAKYFKREKRRGTASPTTSYRLSRFNSFSSPRSMIIENDKRFVVGPNGRV from the exons ATGGCTTTACACAAGTTTGAACTACCGTCAGGAGAAGATTGTTCTCTTAACGTAACATCTATTATGATCGAGTTGGGAAACATTAGTGAAATTGAAAAACAAACGGAGTTATTTTCAAAG CTAAAACAGGCTTGTATTTCCGGGAACCATGATGAATGGAAACAGAACCTGTATCGAGATTACCCGCAATATATGCTGCCCAATcgatttttatctttatatatccCACCTGTTTTATTGGCCTTGGGTACAATCGGCAACTTGCTGTCATTCATAATAATGGCTAAAAGTATGCTGAAAGTAAGCACGTACAGCTACCTCGCAGTTTTGGCAATTATGGATATACTAGTCCTCTATGTAGGACTTTTGCGTATGTGGGTGGGGCAGTTCTCTGTAGATGCACAGCATACGTCGAACTCCATGTGTAAACTGGTGAGTTTTCTTGGGTACGTGAGTAGTGATACATCTGTGTGGCTTATTGTAGCTGTTACCATAGAGAGATTTATAGCTGTGAAATTTCCACTCCGGGCCCCGCGCATGTGCAATGTGCATCGAGCCAGACTTGTTATTATATTAATAGTAACAATCATTTGTTGCATAAACATGCATATTATCTGGACAGTGGAGCTGCAGTACACATCAAATAACAATACAAAATGTGATGCAAGCATGGAACATCAGGTTCTCGTAAAAGACGTTTGGCCTTGGGTTGATGCAGCCATATACTCCTTCGTACCTTTCTATGTTATCTCTATTCTCAATTCGCTCATTGTTAGACAAGTTCTCTTCGCGAGAAGGCGCCGCTCACAAATGCAGCATATCGAACTTACTTCTAAATATAACAGCTTCGTGAACAAGTCTCAGcttagaaaatcaaatgaaaGCAACAAGAAACTTACTATAATGCTTCTGGCTGTTTCTTTTACATTCCTGCTTACAACATTGCCAATGAATCTGCTGCAAATTGTATCCGCTTTCTTTGGTTCAGTTGCGGATGATGCCAAACGGTATGCACAAATGACACTAGGGCGCACAATAGTCGAACTGCTGATGTATGTGAACCACAGTATCAATTTCTTCCTCTACTGTGCTACAGGTCGAAAATTTAGGCGCCAAGTAAAGATAATGGCGTGCCTTTGTTGCAGTGGGAAAATTGCTAAATATTTCAAGCGAGAGAAAAGAAGAGGGACTGCAAGCCCAACGACCAGTTACAGGCTCTCCAGGTTTAACTCATTCTCAAGTCCACGGTCGATGATCATTGAAAATGACAAAAGATTTGTTGTTGGACCTAATGGAAGAGTATAA